A window of Hymenobacter aerilatus contains these coding sequences:
- a CDS encoding energy transducer TonB, with amino-acid sequence MKKFAFLLSCGLLASATSVVAQTKPAAPSPAAAQTAPAGGVAKSIPVADYYEGGQEAMYAFIEKELKYPVLAKRNRIQGTCIVSFTLNTDGTTSGFKLVKGVGGGCGDEALRVAKLLQFKKPDYAVLTSLPIVFKL; translated from the coding sequence ATGAAAAAATTCGCTTTTCTTCTGAGCTGTGGCTTGCTGGCCAGTGCAACTTCCGTAGTTGCTCAAACCAAACCCGCTGCCCCCTCACCAGCGGCGGCCCAAACGGCTCCGGCTGGTGGCGTAGCTAAGTCTATTCCGGTAGCCGACTATTACGAGGGTGGCCAGGAAGCTATGTATGCTTTTATAGAGAAGGAGCTGAAATATCCGGTGCTGGCGAAGCGCAACCGCATTCAGGGTACTTGCATTGTGAGCTTTACGCTGAACACGGATGGTACTACCAGCGGCTTTAAACTGGTGAAGGGGGTAGGCGGCGGCTGTGGCGACGAAGCCCTGCGCGTGGCGAAGCTACTGCAATTCAAAAAGCCTGATTACGCGGTGCTCACCAGCCTACCCATCGTTTTCAAGCTCTAA
- a CDS encoding aspartate kinase encodes MHSLPTLKVFKFGGASVKDAPAIRNLAAIVHLHQSQGPLLIVVSAMGKTTNALEDIFQRAYTGKPYAEALQALEDYHLQTAQELVEPTHQEAQPVLNELFAQLRQQLSTLIPAQYDQQYDQIVSFGELLATRLVAHTLAAQWLDCRSLLRTDSTWREARVDWATTEQQLQASLPPLLAQGLVITQGFLGGTADGRTTTLGREGSDYTAAILAYCLGAESVTIWKDVAGLLNADPKFFADTVRYPEISYQETIEMAYYGASVIHPKTIKPLAVRGIPLLVKSFLYPTAEGTRVHDCQHGLLAPAYIRKADQCLISFESKDLAFISEENLEVIFGTLAQVRLKIHVMQNSAISFSVCTDFSAYRLEQLLSLLRDQFTVHYNTELVLYTIKNYTSDSLERLTAGRTLLLEQRTRQTFQMVCREEA; translated from the coding sequence ATGCACTCACTACCCACCCTAAAGGTCTTTAAGTTTGGGGGTGCCTCCGTGAAGGACGCCCCCGCCATCCGCAATTTGGCCGCCATTGTGCACCTGCACCAAAGCCAAGGGCCGCTGCTGATTGTGGTATCAGCAATGGGCAAAACCACCAACGCCCTGGAAGACATTTTTCAGCGCGCCTACACCGGGAAACCATATGCGGAGGCCTTGCAGGCGCTGGAAGACTACCATCTGCAAACGGCCCAGGAGTTGGTTGAGCCTACCCACCAAGAGGCACAACCTGTCTTGAACGAGCTATTTGCGCAGCTTCGGCAACAACTCAGCACGCTCATACCCGCACAATACGACCAGCAATACGACCAGATTGTGAGCTTCGGGGAGCTGCTGGCTACACGCTTAGTGGCGCACACGCTGGCGGCGCAGTGGCTCGACTGCCGCTCCCTGCTCCGCACCGATAGTACCTGGCGCGAGGCGCGTGTAGACTGGGCCACCACCGAGCAGCAGCTACAGGCCTCCCTACCCCCGCTGCTGGCCCAGGGCTTAGTGATAACCCAAGGCTTTTTGGGCGGCACCGCCGACGGCCGCACCACCACGCTCGGCCGCGAGGGCTCCGACTACACCGCCGCTATTCTGGCGTATTGCCTGGGCGCCGAGTCCGTTACTATCTGGAAGGACGTGGCGGGCCTACTCAACGCCGACCCTAAGTTCTTTGCCGACACGGTGCGCTACCCCGAAATCAGCTACCAGGAAACCATTGAAATGGCGTACTACGGCGCGTCCGTGATTCATCCCAAGACGATTAAACCACTGGCCGTGCGCGGCATTCCGTTGCTGGTGAAGTCGTTTTTGTACCCCACGGCCGAGGGCACACGCGTACACGACTGCCAGCACGGGCTGCTGGCACCTGCCTATATTCGCAAGGCCGACCAGTGCCTAATTTCCTTTGAGTCGAAAGACCTCGCATTTATTTCGGAGGAAAATCTGGAGGTAATTTTTGGGACGTTGGCGCAGGTGCGGCTCAAAATTCATGTGATGCAAAACTCGGCCATCAGCTTCTCGGTGTGCACCGATTTTTCGGCCTACCGCCTGGAGCAACTGCTGAGCTTGTTGCGCGACCAGTTCACGGTGCATTACAACACGGAGCTAGTGCTTTACACTATCAAAAACTACACCTCCGATAGCCTGGAGCGTCTCACGGCAGGCCGTACCTTACTACTGGAGCAGCGCACCCGGCAAACCTTTCAGATGGTGTGCCGCGAGGAGGCGTAG
- a CDS encoding SDR family NAD(P)-dependent oxidoreductase, whose protein sequence is MKTALITGASSGIGRATAVVLAEAGFQLVLTGRRREKLEELAQQLAPAPTHLLTFDVRDREATEAAIGSLPAEFQEIDVLINNAGNAHGLAPIQDGDPADWDAMLDGNVKGLLYVTRAVLPTMTRRRQGHIVNVGSIAGKEAYANGNVYCASKAAVDSLTKGMRLDLLPQGIRVAEVNPGAVETEFSQVRFKGDQERADKVYQGFEPLRAEDVADVIRFMVTRPPHVNVAEVLLLPTAQGAATAIQKG, encoded by the coding sequence ATGAAAACTGCTCTGATTACCGGCGCTTCGTCGGGCATTGGCCGAGCTACGGCGGTGGTGCTGGCCGAAGCTGGCTTCCAACTGGTGCTCACGGGCCGCCGACGCGAGAAATTGGAGGAGTTGGCGCAGCAGCTAGCACCCGCGCCTACCCACCTGCTTACCTTTGACGTGCGCGACCGGGAGGCTACGGAGGCAGCCATTGGCAGCCTACCCGCCGAGTTTCAGGAGATTGATGTACTGATTAATAACGCAGGCAATGCCCACGGCCTGGCCCCCATTCAGGATGGCGACCCGGCGGATTGGGATGCCATGCTGGATGGCAACGTGAAAGGGTTGCTCTACGTGACCCGCGCCGTACTACCCACCATGACCCGCCGCCGGCAGGGGCACATCGTGAATGTCGGCTCTATAGCCGGCAAAGAGGCCTATGCCAACGGCAACGTATACTGCGCCTCGAAAGCTGCCGTAGACTCGCTCACGAAAGGCATGCGGTTGGATCTACTACCCCAGGGTATTCGGGTGGCCGAGGTGAACCCCGGTGCCGTAGAAACCGAGTTTTCGCAGGTTCGCTTTAAGGGCGACCAGGAGCGCGCCGACAAAGTGTATCAGGGCTTCGAGCCACTCCGCGCCGAAGATGTAGCCGACGTTATCCGATTTATGGTGACGCGTCCACCGCACGTGAATGTAGCCGAAGTACTGCTGTTGCCCACAGCACAAGGCGCGGCTACTGCTATTCAGAAAGGATAG
- the ubiE gene encoding bifunctional demethylmenaquinone methyltransferase/2-methoxy-6-polyprenyl-1,4-benzoquinol methylase UbiE: protein MSVVPYKDDAAGKKSQVATMFNSIAGKYDFLNHFLSVGTDIYWRRKAVGELKQLRPARILDIATGTADFAIETLRAATPDAQVTGVDISEGMLEVGRRKLQAKGLTNRIKLELGDSENLPFPDNHFDAVTASFGVRNFENLKQGLTEMRRVLRPGGKLVILEFSKPTAFPMKQAYNFYFQHILPVFGKLISKDQSAYTYLPESVQAFPDGPDFLAILSQVGFTTPAWQPLTFGISSIYTAHK from the coding sequence ATGTCCGTTGTTCCCTACAAAGACGATGCTGCCGGCAAAAAATCGCAGGTAGCTACCATGTTTAACAGCATCGCCGGCAAGTATGACTTTCTGAACCACTTTCTGAGCGTTGGCACCGATATCTATTGGCGACGCAAGGCAGTAGGTGAGTTGAAGCAGCTACGTCCGGCTCGAATCCTGGATATTGCGACCGGCACCGCCGATTTTGCCATTGAAACGTTGCGTGCCGCCACACCTGACGCGCAGGTAACGGGCGTAGATATCTCGGAAGGCATGCTGGAGGTAGGGCGACGCAAGCTTCAGGCTAAGGGTCTCACCAACCGCATTAAGCTGGAGCTGGGCGACTCCGAGAACCTGCCGTTTCCGGACAATCATTTTGATGCCGTAACGGCTTCGTTCGGCGTGCGCAACTTCGAAAACCTGAAGCAGGGCCTGACGGAGATGCGTCGGGTGCTGCGGCCCGGTGGCAAGCTCGTGATTCTGGAGTTTTCCAAACCCACGGCCTTCCCCATGAAGCAGGCGTACAATTTCTATTTTCAGCACATTCTGCCCGTGTTTGGCAAGCTGATTTCCAAGGACCAGTCGGCTTATACCTACCTGCCCGAGTCGGTGCAGGCGTTTCCCGATGGCCCGGATTTTCTGGCAATTCTTTCACAGGTTGGATTTACTACCCCCGCATGGCAGCCACTTACTTTCGGCATCAGCTCCATTTATACCGCGCACAAATAG
- a CDS encoding Fur family transcriptional regulator has protein sequence MSVSALSATSSPTPAHVRDLLTRAGLRATQQRVLILGGLLALRDHPTAEQVHRQVAAEAPTLSLGTVYKALDSFVVAGLVKRVAVADGAARRYDADCSPHHHLFCTATQEILDYRDPQLDQLIQEFLAARGFENFQPHSFSLHITGEKIIRPA, from the coding sequence GTGTCGGTTTCTGCGCTTTCTGCTACCTCTTCGCCTACCCCTGCGCATGTGCGCGACCTGCTGACGCGGGCCGGACTGCGCGCTACCCAACAGCGCGTCCTGATCCTGGGCGGACTGCTGGCCCTGCGCGACCATCCTACGGCCGAGCAGGTACACCGCCAGGTAGCCGCCGAGGCCCCTACCCTATCGTTGGGTACGGTGTATAAGGCCTTGGATAGCTTTGTGGTGGCCGGCCTGGTGAAGCGGGTGGCCGTGGCCGATGGCGCGGCCCGGCGCTACGATGCCGACTGCTCGCCTCACCACCACTTGTTCTGCACCGCTACTCAGGAAATCCTGGACTATCGCGACCCGCAGTTGGACCAGCTGATTCAGGAGTTTCTGGCGGCGCGGGGGTTCGAGAACTTCCAGCCGCATTCGTTCTCGCTGCATATCACCGGCGAGAAAATCATTCGCCCTGCCTGA
- a CDS encoding peroxiredoxin, whose product MAVLVGKRAPSFKATAVIDGEFEEDYSLDRYLGKKHVLFYFYPADFTFVCPTEILAFQERLADFEKKGVAVVGCSTDSHFSHFAWLNTPHDRGGIEGVTYPLVADATKTIAANYDVLGGHYDYNEAGEMIFVGSPVAYRGLFLIDKDGIVRHQLVNDGPLGRSIDEAMRMVDALQHFEKFGEVCPADWEEGKQGMQATQEGVSNYLGQQSR is encoded by the coding sequence ATGGCAGTTCTCGTTGGCAAACGTGCTCCTTCTTTCAAGGCTACGGCCGTTATCGACGGCGAATTTGAGGAAGACTACTCCCTCGACCGTTACCTGGGCAAGAAGCACGTGCTGTTTTACTTCTACCCCGCCGATTTCACCTTTGTGTGCCCCACCGAAATTCTGGCATTCCAGGAGCGCCTAGCCGATTTCGAGAAAAAAGGCGTGGCCGTGGTCGGCTGCTCCACCGACTCGCACTTCTCGCATTTTGCGTGGCTGAACACCCCCCACGACCGGGGTGGCATTGAGGGCGTGACCTACCCGCTGGTAGCCGACGCCACCAAAACCATTGCCGCCAACTACGACGTGCTGGGTGGCCACTACGACTACAACGAAGCTGGCGAAATGATTTTCGTAGGCTCGCCGGTAGCGTACCGCGGCTTGTTCCTGATTGATAAAGACGGCATTGTGCGTCACCAGCTCGTAAATGACGGCCCGCTGGGTCGCTCCATTGATGAAGCTATGCGCATGGTAGATGCCCTGCAACACTTCGAGAAGTTTGGTGAGGTATGCCCCGCCGACTGGGAAGAAGGCAAGCAAGGCATGCAGGCTACGCAGGAAGGCGTATCGAATTACCTGGGCCAGCAAAGCCGGTAA
- a CDS encoding DUF5606 family protein: protein MPYDLKEIAAISGMPGLYRLVSPTRTGVIIEALDGRGTRSIASARNKVSLLQEISIYTQDYDQTVPLTEVFDRIHQQFGAELELTSKSDDRDLATFMGKIIPDYDRDRVYMSDMKKLVTWYGIVSKNLEYQAPATDEDDATPATDEPLSTGGEISADATATDDAATANPEATAPAPKKGKKKAE from the coding sequence ATGCCCTACGACCTGAAGGAAATTGCCGCTATCAGCGGAATGCCCGGTCTGTACCGCCTCGTGAGCCCTACCCGTACCGGCGTGATTATCGAAGCGCTGGATGGCCGCGGCACGCGCTCCATCGCCTCGGCCCGCAACAAAGTGTCGCTGCTCCAGGAAATTTCTATCTACACCCAGGACTACGACCAGACGGTGCCCTTGACGGAAGTGTTCGACCGGATTCACCAGCAATTCGGCGCCGAGCTGGAACTGACCAGCAAGTCGGACGATCGTGACTTGGCTACTTTTATGGGGAAGATCATTCCGGACTATGACCGCGACCGGGTGTATATGTCGGACATGAAGAAGCTGGTGACGTGGTACGGCATCGTAAGCAAAAACCTGGAATATCAGGCCCCAGCTACCGATGAGGACGACGCTACCCCCGCTACTGACGAGCCCTTGAGCACAGGTGGTGAAATCTCGGCTGATGCGACGGCAACGGATGATGCGGCAACCGCTAACCCCGAGGCTACTGCTCCAGCACCTAAGAAAGGGAAGAAGAAGGCTGAGTAA
- the fbp gene encoding class 1 fructose-bisphosphatase, translating to MDHHDKLALPVGTTLDRFIMRKQEDFPYATGELSQLLRDIALAAKIVNREINRSGLIDIAGAYGNRNVQGEDQQKLDVIANVRFIRALRNGGEVCTIVSEEEEGMIQTGNTKGKYVVAIDPLDGSSNIDVNVSIGTVFSIYRRISPTGSAGNEQDCLQRGTHQVAAGYVIYGSSTMLVYTTGNGVNGFTYENSLGEFVLSHPTIMTPATGTIYSVNEGMAQHFSKGMAAVVAHFKEQEFSGRYIGSLVADFHRNLLKGGIYMYPATSKAPAGKLRLLYECNALAFVVEQAGGKASNGYQRTLEIQPQGLHERCPFFIGSPELVSKVEELLAAEESS from the coding sequence ATGGATCATCACGATAAGCTGGCCCTGCCGGTTGGTACTACCCTCGACCGCTTCATTATGCGCAAGCAGGAAGATTTTCCGTACGCTACTGGTGAGTTGTCGCAATTGCTGCGCGACATTGCCCTGGCCGCGAAAATCGTGAACCGCGAAATCAACCGCTCCGGCCTGATTGACATTGCCGGGGCCTACGGCAACCGCAACGTGCAGGGCGAAGACCAGCAGAAGCTTGATGTTATTGCCAACGTGCGTTTTATCCGAGCACTGCGTAATGGCGGCGAGGTGTGCACTATCGTGTCGGAAGAGGAAGAGGGCATGATCCAGACCGGCAACACGAAGGGAAAATACGTGGTGGCCATCGACCCACTGGATGGCTCGTCCAACATTGATGTGAACGTGAGCATTGGCACGGTGTTCAGCATCTACCGGCGCATTTCGCCCACCGGCAGCGCCGGCAACGAGCAGGACTGCCTGCAACGTGGCACGCACCAGGTAGCGGCGGGTTACGTTATCTACGGTTCCAGCACCATGCTGGTATACACCACGGGCAACGGCGTGAACGGCTTCACCTACGAAAATTCGCTGGGTGAGTTTGTGCTCTCGCACCCTACCATTATGACGCCCGCTACCGGCACCATTTATTCCGTGAATGAGGGTATGGCGCAGCACTTCAGCAAAGGCATGGCAGCGGTGGTGGCGCATTTCAAAGAGCAGGAGTTTTCGGGCCGCTACATCGGTTCCCTCGTGGCCGACTTTCACCGCAACCTGCTCAAGGGTGGTATTTATATGTATCCGGCCACCAGCAAAGCACCCGCGGGTAAGCTGCGCCTGCTTTATGAGTGCAACGCATTGGCATTCGTGGTAGAGCAAGCCGGCGGCAAAGCCAGCAATGGCTACCAGCGCACGTTGGAAATTCAGCCACAAGGCCTGCACGAGCGGTGCCCATTCTTTATAGGCTCACCCGAGCTAGTGAGTAAAGTAGAAGAACTGCTGGCCGCTGAAGAGAGTAGTTAA
- a CDS encoding alpha/beta hydrolase: MPGPTTRRVWVVCHGYGQLAAYFIRHFAFLAEEDPTTVVLAPEGLSRFYLQGTSGRVGATWMTREDRLTEIEDYVAYLNQLSDTILAQCPPEVQVLVLGFSQGAATVSRWLAHAPFQAARLVLWAGAFPPDMDLAVAARLLQQVPVTLVCGSQDEYVTAEAVAQQQAALHSLGVEPEIIWFEGRHQLDRTVLQQLSEAISSPTL, encoded by the coding sequence ATGCCTGGCCCCACTACGCGCCGCGTGTGGGTAGTATGCCACGGCTACGGACAACTGGCTGCTTATTTCATCCGGCATTTTGCCTTTCTCGCCGAGGAAGACCCCACCACAGTTGTATTGGCGCCCGAGGGACTTTCGCGCTTCTACCTACAAGGTACCAGCGGCCGCGTAGGCGCTACCTGGATGACGCGTGAAGACCGCCTCACCGAAATTGAGGATTATGTGGCCTACCTCAATCAGCTCTCGGATACCATCTTAGCCCAATGCCCACCCGAGGTGCAAGTGCTAGTCTTAGGCTTTTCGCAGGGTGCCGCCACCGTGAGCCGCTGGCTGGCCCACGCCCCCTTCCAAGCGGCGCGGCTAGTACTGTGGGCTGGTGCCTTCCCACCCGATATGGACTTAGCAGTGGCTGCTCGCCTACTGCAACAAGTGCCCGTCACGCTAGTGTGCGGCTCTCAAGATGAATATGTTACAGCCGAGGCTGTAGCGCAGCAGCAGGCGGCTCTTCACAGCCTAGGTGTAGAGCCAGAAATCATCTGGTTTGAAGGCCGACACCAGTTGGATAGAACGGTATTGCAGCAGCTCAGTGAAGCTATAAGCTCGCCTACCTTGTAA
- the yihA gene encoding ribosome biogenesis GTP-binding protein YihA/YsxC has product MQIHDATFLASNTRLDACPPPTLPEYAFIGRSNVGKSSLINMLTGQKALAKTSSTPGKTQLINHFLINKNWYLVDLPGYGYAKVSKVARAQWGKMINFYLRNRENLTCLFVLLDSRLPPQAVDLEFMEMLGTQGIPFAMVFTKADKQSATRTKQLIEAYLEKMSTSWDELPRHFVTSAESKEGREELLTFIAKINQQLPAAPENS; this is encoded by the coding sequence ATGCAAATTCACGACGCTACTTTCCTGGCCAGCAACACACGCCTCGATGCTTGTCCGCCACCTACCCTACCAGAATATGCCTTTATCGGGCGCTCCAACGTAGGAAAGTCTTCCCTTATCAATATGCTGACCGGCCAGAAGGCACTGGCTAAAACATCTTCTACTCCTGGCAAAACCCAGTTGATCAACCATTTTCTGATCAATAAGAACTGGTACCTGGTTGATTTACCAGGGTATGGGTATGCTAAAGTGAGTAAGGTGGCGCGGGCGCAATGGGGCAAGATGATTAACTTCTACTTGCGCAACCGTGAGAATCTGACCTGCTTGTTTGTGCTGCTCGACTCGCGCCTACCCCCGCAAGCCGTCGATCTGGAATTTATGGAGATGCTGGGCACGCAGGGTATTCCCTTCGCTATGGTGTTCACCAAAGCTGATAAGCAGTCGGCTACGCGCACAAAGCAGTTGATTGAAGCCTACTTGGAGAAAATGAGCACGAGTTGGGACGAGCTACCGCGCCACTTCGTTACCTCCGCTGAGTCGAAGGAAGGGCGTGAGGAGTTGCTTACTTTCATTGCCAAAATAAATCAACAGCTGCCCGCAGCACCAGAGAATTCATAA
- the porT gene encoding type IX secretion/gliding motility protein PorT/SprT, which yields MAATYFRHQLHLYRAQIGRVAVAAVLAAVVPFGAYAQKKSLTKASRGRRGQVKSLTSNNLPGYNDRWFHPGFYIAPNFSGYRIQHTQAYIDRRGSGLGVTANAINSPGFSVGFVGDARLMEFLSLRFAPGVSFMTRRVEFKPFGYTPDPNVPDMPSEIQNQEVETTQVDFPILLKFHSQRRRNTRLYMVGGIKPSVNVGNRIKDPENNLLRVNKTDLAIEYGVGLDLFYPLFKFAPELRFSHGLRNIQQQQGQTDVYNTSLQRMSSHTVTLYLNFE from the coding sequence ATGGCAGCCACTTACTTTCGGCATCAGCTCCATTTATACCGCGCACAAATAGGCCGGGTGGCCGTGGCGGCCGTTCTGGCGGCCGTGGTACCTTTTGGGGCATATGCCCAGAAAAAAAGCCTGACCAAAGCTAGCCGCGGCCGCCGCGGCCAAGTGAAATCGTTAACCAGCAACAACCTGCCCGGTTACAACGACCGGTGGTTTCACCCAGGGTTCTACATCGCGCCAAACTTCTCCGGCTACCGCATTCAGCATACGCAAGCCTACATCGACCGGCGGGGTAGCGGCCTGGGAGTGACGGCCAACGCCATCAATAGTCCCGGTTTTTCGGTGGGATTTGTAGGCGATGCGCGCCTAATGGAGTTTCTGAGCCTGCGCTTTGCGCCGGGTGTGAGCTTTATGACGCGTCGGGTGGAGTTTAAGCCTTTCGGCTATACGCCTGACCCGAACGTGCCGGACATGCCCAGCGAAATTCAAAACCAGGAAGTGGAAACCACACAAGTGGATTTTCCTATTCTGCTGAAGTTTCACTCGCAGCGGCGGCGCAACACCCGCCTGTACATGGTAGGCGGTATCAAGCCGAGCGTGAACGTGGGCAACCGCATCAAAGACCCGGAAAACAACCTGCTACGTGTCAACAAAACGGACCTAGCCATTGAGTACGGGGTAGGGTTGGACCTGTTTTATCCCCTATTTAAGTTTGCGCCGGAGCTGCGCTTCTCGCATGGCCTGCGCAACATTCAGCAACAGCAAGGCCAAACCGATGTGTACAACACTAGCCTGCAACGGATGAGCAGCCACACCGTGACGCTCTACTTGAATTTTGAATAG
- a CDS encoding OmpA family protein, with product MAQPALAQGTRKQLKTANKFFEQENYRASIPYYEQVLAQDPNNALALFRAGIAYMSFDKEKASDYIYKAQKLKPRVSRDVEYWLGRVDHLNYNFDEAIAHFQAYNTTLKDKDTRKKELAQLIQHSKNAKVQFNTPKDIFVKNLGPTINTQWSEHSPVISQDDQVLLFTSRSDNMNETPVVTETKKSKVKDKKLAADGQYYENIYEARRIDEDEWEKPRSLSTVLNGKGHDASIQVFDNDTKLLMYRNDEDGDIFYSEKSGSDWTEPKKLNSNINSKSYESDAFITPDGQTIYFSTAKYSEDGTLDIYYSTRQPGGDWGPAKSIGNAINTPYDDDSPFLSRDGKTLYFASRGHNTMGGYDIFKSEWDEVGRKWGRAENMGYPINTPDDDTYYRLSPDGTYAYLSSYRIGGYGEKDIYTINYIKNVTIRGQVFSARDSASVIPGVELVFSGKQADNTALSYRDVTKPGTGDYQVNLLSGRTYQVAVSKDGKNIETQEFEVPVSTNDSTTIVKNFYVPYVDTTSQFAFNKIYFDTDKYNLRPESITELNNIARILKANPGINISVEGNCDSRNTDEYNMVLGQNRANAAYNYLKKQGVAETRMVTVSYGERRPAAPNDSPENMQLNRRTEFRVILGEGETMPQMNGTGTSTNSGGGAMMSPSSQPRMTRPLNPAPGGTSAALEPGKNTVKLDDGTKVKVKVDEDSDKVKIKTKGPEGSKSKTVTQDGTIDAKAKTATGEKTKVKTSNE from the coding sequence ATGGCCCAGCCTGCGCTGGCCCAAGGCACCCGCAAGCAGCTGAAGACCGCTAATAAGTTTTTCGAGCAGGAGAACTACCGGGCTTCTATTCCTTACTATGAGCAGGTATTAGCGCAAGATCCCAACAATGCATTGGCACTGTTTCGGGCTGGTATTGCCTATATGTCGTTTGATAAGGAAAAGGCCAGCGACTACATTTATAAGGCACAGAAGCTGAAACCACGCGTTTCCAGAGATGTGGAGTACTGGTTGGGCCGCGTTGACCACCTCAATTACAACTTCGACGAGGCGATTGCTCACTTTCAGGCCTACAATACAACCCTGAAGGACAAGGATACCCGCAAGAAAGAACTGGCCCAGCTGATTCAGCACAGCAAAAACGCCAAGGTGCAGTTCAATACGCCCAAGGATATCTTCGTGAAAAACCTGGGCCCGACCATCAATACACAATGGTCGGAGCATAGCCCCGTTATCTCGCAGGACGACCAAGTGTTACTGTTCACGTCTCGCTCTGATAACATGAACGAGACGCCGGTAGTAACGGAGACCAAGAAGAGTAAGGTAAAAGATAAGAAGCTGGCCGCTGATGGTCAGTACTACGAGAATATCTACGAGGCCCGGCGCATTGACGAAGATGAATGGGAAAAGCCCCGTTCGCTGAGCACTGTACTCAATGGTAAAGGCCACGACGCTTCCATCCAGGTGTTCGACAACGACACCAAGCTGCTGATGTACCGCAACGATGAGGATGGCGACATCTTCTACTCGGAGAAGTCGGGTAGCGACTGGACGGAGCCTAAGAAGCTGAACAGCAATATCAACTCCAAGTCGTACGAGTCGGACGCGTTTATCACGCCCGATGGCCAAACTATTTACTTCTCAACGGCCAAGTATTCGGAAGACGGTACGCTGGACATCTACTACTCTACCCGGCAGCCGGGTGGCGACTGGGGACCAGCCAAATCGATTGGCAACGCTATCAACACGCCCTACGACGACGACAGCCCTTTCTTGAGCCGCGACGGCAAAACCCTGTACTTCGCATCGCGTGGCCACAACACCATGGGCGGCTACGACATCTTCAAATCGGAGTGGGACGAAGTAGGCCGCAAGTGGGGCCGGGCCGAAAACATGGGCTACCCCATCAACACGCCCGATGATGACACTTATTATCGCCTCAGCCCCGATGGTACTTATGCCTACCTTTCCAGCTACCGCATCGGGGGCTACGGTGAGAAGGACATCTACACCATCAACTATATCAAGAACGTAACCATCCGTGGTCAGGTGTTCTCGGCCCGCGACAGCGCCTCCGTGATTCCGGGTGTAGAGCTGGTATTCAGTGGTAAGCAGGCCGACAACACGGCCCTGAGCTACCGCGATGTAACCAAGCCCGGCACCGGCGACTACCAGGTGAACCTACTTTCGGGGCGTACCTATCAGGTAGCCGTGTCGAAAGACGGCAAAAATATTGAAACGCAGGAGTTTGAGGTGCCTGTTTCCACCAACGACTCTACCACTATTGTGAAGAACTTCTACGTACCGTACGTAGATACCACGTCGCAATTCGCGTTCAACAAAATCTACTTCGATACCGACAAGTATAACCTGCGGCCGGAGTCGATTACGGAGCTGAACAACATTGCCCGTATTCTGAAAGCGAATCCTGGCATCAACATTTCGGTGGAAGGTAACTGCGACTCGCGCAACACCGACGAGTACAACATGGTACTGGGTCAGAATCGTGCTAACGCTGCCTATAACTATCTGAAGAAGCAGGGCGTGGCAGAAACCCGTATGGTGACGGTGAGCTACGGTGAGCGTCGTCCGGCTGCCCCGAACGATTCGCCGGAGAACATGCAGCTAAACCGCCGCACCGAGTTCCGCGTGATTTTGGGTGAGGGTGAGACCATGCCGCAAATGAACGGCACGGGTACCAGCACCAACTCAGGTGGCGGTGCTATGATGAGCCCCAGCTCGCAGCCCCGTATGACCCGGCCCCTGAACCCGGCGCCCGGTGGAACCAGCGCCGCCCTTGAGCCCGGCAAAAACACGGTGAAGCTTGACGACGGCACCAAGGTGAAGGTGAAAGTAGACGAGGATTCGGACAAGGTGAAAATCAAAACCAAAGGTCCGGAAGGCTCCAAGTCAAAAACCGTTACACAGGACGGTACCATCGACGCGAAAGCGAAAACCGCTACCGGCGAAAAAACCAAAGTGAAAACCAGCAACGAGTAA